A portion of the Hydrogenimonas thermophila genome contains these proteins:
- a CDS encoding TonB-dependent receptor has protein sequence MKKTPFISMLSMAAVLCLQAQDFDLQAIDVEESANITIVKDVAGEEVRSADLADALYKIDPNIQLIRRSGIANDIILRGLRKDNINVLIDGGKIYGGCPNRMDPPLSHVLASNVKNIIVKEGPYDVENFGTLSGVVNVETLPPSKGFHGEGYLNVGSWGYRKIGAQASGGNDKVRVFVGASTESSGQYEDGDGNTLAEQVDNYAEANPAVAGSKYAPAYHDMKAYDKKSAMVKLYVNVTDNQELKLSYTLNRSSDVLYPNSKMDALKDDSDLFNAKYTIHNLGQYSKELDFEFYNSWVYHPMGTYYRDSVASMGIMENVMNSRIYGGKVKNSMDLAGGTLTYGIDASKRKWNGEYLKNGDPTGVLSINYSETKNSALFTEYDKSFGNLDMQIGLRYDDTSVSNEDPVINSKDYNSFNGYLFGTYTLNNRTKLFAGLGKSSRVPDGKELYFQDKTGLYIGTSDLDQTKNYEADFGVEHNFANLAFKGKFFYSILKDFIAFNSSKTENKYENVDAKLYGLSFDGTYTITENIYTDFGVAYLRGKKDEPLVGQTDTDMPNITPLKGNVAVIYDYDDSLMVKLSMVAASGWNDYDSDNGEQELSGYTVFNFKVKKDVTKHFEVTAGIDNIFDRTYAITNTYADMTLVTGGEPMLLNEPGRYYYCNLKYHF, from the coding sequence ATGAAAAAAACACCATTTATAAGTATGTTGTCAATGGCAGCAGTGTTATGTTTGCAAGCACAAGATTTTGATTTGCAGGCAATTGATGTAGAAGAGAGTGCAAATATAACTATCGTTAAAGATGTTGCCGGTGAAGAGGTTAGATCTGCTGACTTAGCAGATGCTTTGTATAAAATAGACCCAAATATTCAGTTAATAAGAAGAAGCGGGATCGCAAATGACATTATTTTGCGTGGTTTGCGTAAAGATAATATTAATGTATTGATAGATGGAGGAAAGATTTATGGTGGATGCCCAAATAGAATGGATCCTCCTTTATCGCATGTTCTTGCAAGTAATGTTAAAAATATAATAGTAAAAGAGGGTCCTTATGATGTTGAGAACTTTGGGACACTCAGTGGTGTTGTAAATGTTGAAACATTACCACCAAGTAAAGGCTTTCACGGTGAAGGTTACTTAAATGTAGGAAGCTGGGGCTATAGAAAAATAGGAGCTCAGGCTAGTGGAGGAAATGATAAAGTCAGAGTTTTTGTAGGTGCATCTACTGAAAGCAGTGGGCAGTATGAAGATGGAGATGGAAATACTTTGGCAGAGCAGGTTGATAATTATGCAGAAGCCAATCCAGCAGTTGCAGGATCAAAATATGCACCTGCTTATCATGATATGAAAGCATACGATAAAAAGAGTGCAATGGTTAAGCTTTATGTTAATGTAACAGATAATCAAGAGCTTAAATTAAGCTATACACTAAATAGAAGTAGTGATGTGCTTTATCCAAATTCGAAAATGGATGCTCTCAAGGATGACTCTGATCTTTTTAATGCTAAATATACAATTCATAACTTGGGACAATACTCTAAAGAGCTAGATTTTGAATTTTACAATTCATGGGTTTATCATCCAATGGGAACATATTATCGTGACTCTGTTGCAAGTATGGGTATTATGGAAAATGTAATGAATTCACGAATATATGGTGGAAAAGTCAAAAATAGTATGGATCTTGCCGGAGGAACATTAACGTATGGCATTGATGCAAGTAAGAGAAAATGGAATGGAGAGTATTTAAAAAATGGTGATCCTACAGGAGTGTTAAGCATTAATTATTCTGAAACAAAAAACAGTGCACTATTTACAGAGTATGATAAAAGTTTTGGCAATTTAGATATGCAGATAGGTTTAAGGTATGATGATACATCTGTAAGTAATGAAGATCCTGTAATTAATTCAAAAGATTATAATTCCTTTAATGGATATCTATTTGGTACATATACTCTAAATAATAGAACAAAGCTTTTTGCAGGTTTAGGTAAATCTTCTAGAGTTCCTGATGGTAAAGAGCTATATTTTCAAGATAAAACAGGTCTCTACATTGGAACATCAGATCTTGACCAGACAAAAAATTATGAGGCAGATTTTGGTGTTGAACACAATTTTGCAAATTTAGCATTTAAAGGAAAATTCTTTTACAGCATATTAAAAGATTTTATTGCTTTTAACAGTAGTAAAACAGAGAACAAGTATGAAAATGTAGATGCAAAACTTTATGGTCTCTCCTTTGATGGAACATACACTATTACTGAAAACATCTATACAGATTTTGGAGTAGCATATTTGCGTGGTAAAAAAGATGAACCTCTAGTTGGTCAAACAGATACTGATATGCCAAATATAACTCCATTAAAGGGTAATGTAGCTGTTATTTATGATTATGATGATTCTTTAATGGTTAAACTAAGTATGGTAGCTGCAAGTGGCTGGAATGATTATGATAGCGACAATGGAGAGCAAGAGCTATCTGGTTACACCGTATTTAATTTTAAAGTTAAAAAGGATGTAACAAAGCATTTTGAAGTTACTGCAGGTATAGATAATATTTTTGATCGAACATATGCCATAACAAATACTTATGCCGATATGACATTAGTTACTGGTGGCGAACCTATGCTTCTTAATGAGCCTGGAAGATATTACTACTGCAATTTAAAATACCACTTTTAA
- a CDS encoding FixH family protein has product MQQNNKKEINYWPYAIVGMILTVVILGIWTIKVAVNNPVQLDNSYMMKYQDVDENINEIMAKQKLFDLKYQIDLSSNKLKIGKNKVVVNLISKDSNIINNPEITVVVTRPTTTQYDIHLNNFEFNGKSYISEEFEVKNGGRWNIEVRVKIGEDIGYKTYKLFVK; this is encoded by the coding sequence ATGCAACAAAATAATAAAAAAGAGATAAATTATTGGCCATATGCTATTGTCGGGATGATCCTGACAGTAGTAATTTTAGGTATTTGGACAATCAAAGTTGCAGTAAACAATCCTGTACAATTAGATAATAGCTATATGATGAAGTATCAGGATGTTGATGAAAATATCAATGAAATAATGGCTAAACAGAAACTTTTTGACTTAAAGTATCAAATTGATTTAAGTAGCAATAAGTTGAAAATTGGCAAAAATAAAGTAGTAGTAAATTTGATTTCAAAAGATAGCAATATAATTAATAATCCTGAAATTACTGTTGTTGTTACAAGACCAACAACTACTCAATATGATATTCATTTAAATAATTTTGAGTTTAATGGTAAAAGTTATATAAGTGAAGAATTTGAAGTAAAAAATGGAGGTAGATGGAATATTGAAGTTAGAGTAAAAATAGGTGAAGATATTGGATATAAAACTTATAAACTGTTTGTTAAGTAA
- the ccoO gene encoding cytochrome-c oxidase, cbb3-type subunit II produces the protein MFHWLEQRPFLFSVGVFLVIAFAGLIEIVPDFAQASRPVTGKQPYTLLQLAGRHVYIKDSCNACHSQLIRPFKSETDRYGPYSLSGEYAYDRPFLWGSKRTGPDLHRVGQYRTTDWHENHMWEPTSVVPGSIMPPYKHMFTQNADLETAYAEALTVKKVFNVPYDKPGFTKLGSWEEAKKQALEDAKKIAADMKNQDVKDAVARGEIPEIVALIAYMNSLK, from the coding sequence ATGTTTCATTGGTTAGAACAACGACCGTTTTTATTCTCAGTAGGTGTTTTTCTGGTAATTGCTTTTGCCGGTCTTATTGAAATTGTGCCTGACTTTGCTCAGGCTTCACGTCCAGTTACAGGAAAGCAGCCATATACACTGCTTCAACTTGCAGGACGACATGTTTATATAAAAGATAGCTGTAATGCTTGTCATTCACAGCTAATTCGACCATTTAAATCTGAAACTGATCGTTATGGTCCTTACAGTTTAAGTGGTGAATATGCATATGATAGACCTTTCCTTTGGGGTTCAAAAAGAACAGGACCAGATTTGCACCGTGTTGGACAGTATCGTACAACTGACTGGCATGAAAACCATATGTGGGAGCCTACATCTGTAGTACCTGGATCAATTATGCCTCCATATAAACATATGTTTACACAAAATGCAGACTTGGAAACTGCTTATGCTGAAGCATTGACAGTAAAAAAAGTATTTAACGTACCATATGACAAACCAGGTTTTACAAAACTTGGAAGCTGGGAAGAGGCAAAAAAACAGGCACTTGAAGATGCTAAAAAAATTGCAGCAGATATGAAAAATCAAGATGTTAAAGATGCTGTTGCACGCGGAGAGATTCCAGAGATTGTTGCACTTATTGCTTATATGAATAGTCTAAAGTAA
- a CDS encoding cytochrome c oxidase, cbb3-type, CcoQ subunit, whose product MENIRELQAYAYFFFTVFLTVILYAYILHLYRAEKKGTRNYEKYGKLALDDELDSAPVEPKEEMKENKEQS is encoded by the coding sequence GTGGAAAATATTAGAGAATTGCAGGCATATGCTTACTTTTTCTTCACTGTCTTTTTGACAGTGATTCTGTATGCCTATATCCTGCATCTCTACCGTGCAGAAAAGAAGGGTACTCGGAATTATGAGAAGTACGGTAAACTGGCATTAGATGATGAACTTGATTCTGCGCCAGTTGAGCCGAAGGAAGAGATGAAAGAAAACAAGGAGCAGTCATGA
- a CDS encoding MotE family protein yields MRLGFLWFLLPVLIYAQNSKLLECNKIFEERKHELELKLEAIDEQQQAYEALKEATEAMMKRKEEQLLKKEQELNATKEKIEAERRAIEDLIEQNKKILEEIKKAKTDKISQTYAKMKASAAAQILQQMEPEQAANILLSLKPKTVGQILAKMSPNKASEITVLLQNDEKSKKRK; encoded by the coding sequence ATGAGATTAGGATTTTTGTGGTTTCTTTTGCCTGTTTTAATTTATGCACAAAATAGTAAATTGTTGGAGTGTAACAAAATTTTTGAAGAGCGAAAACATGAATTAGAATTAAAGCTTGAAGCTATAGATGAACAGCAACAGGCATATGAAGCTCTTAAAGAGGCTACAGAAGCTATGATGAAACGTAAAGAGGAACAGCTTCTGAAAAAAGAGCAAGAGTTAAATGCTACAAAAGAGAAGATAGAAGCTGAACGAAGAGCTATTGAAGATTTAATAGAGCAAAATAAAAAGATTTTAGAAGAGATTAAAAAAGCTAAAACAGATAAAATTTCACAAACTTATGCAAAGATGAAAGCATCAGCTGCTGCACAGATTTTACAACAGATGGAGCCTGAGCAAGCTGCAAATATTCTTTTATCATTGAAGCCTAAAACAGTAGGACAGATTTTAGCAAAAATGAGTCCAAATAAAGCTTCTGAAATTACTGTTTTGCTTCAAAATGATGAGAAATCAAAGAAAAGAAAATGA
- the rplM gene encoding 50S ribosomal protein L13 yields MTKMVNSAQVERDWIVLDAEGKTFGRLVTEIATYLRGKHKPYFTPHVDCGDHVIVINASKVKFSGANKLEDKQYHRHSGYFGSVKSEKLGELVQKNPEKLFKLATRGMLPKTKLGRAMLKKLRVYAGSEHPHTAQVKAKEN; encoded by the coding sequence ATGACAAAGATGGTAAACAGCGCTCAAGTAGAGCGTGACTGGATCGTACTCGATGCAGAAGGAAAAACATTCGGACGATTGGTTACTGAAATTGCAACCTATCTTCGTGGAAAACATAAACCTTACTTTACACCTCATGTAGATTGTGGCGATCATGTAATCGTTATCAATGCATCAAAAGTAAAGTTCAGCGGTGCAAATAAACTTGAAGACAAGCAGTACCACAGACATAGTGGCTACTTCGGCAGTGTAAAAAGTGAAAAGCTGGGCGAGCTCGTACAAAAAAACCCTGAGAAACTTTTCAAACTTGCAACTCGCGGAATGCTTCCAAAAACAAAACTTGGACGTGCAATGCTTAAAAAACTCCGTGTATATGCAGGTAGTGAGCATCCGCATACAGCGCAAGTAAAAGCAAAGGAAAACTAA
- a CDS encoding DUF507 family protein: MKLSSAHAPYIANKIGIDLANASFVEIIRGIEPVIEKAKEVIEKDVKNERALEERVNELIEEKEDEIEFMRADVRQLFWMIKKRLAPEYGVILNYEERYSDISHKILNELWEEDLIDYSVSENQVRGVIFKAIEDYMKSFEQIEDIVLEKISHYKRKLIPGTEEYDLIFERLYEEELRKRGMM, from the coding sequence ATGAAGTTGAGTTCTGCACATGCACCATATATAGCCAATAAAATAGGAATAGATTTGGCTAATGCATCTTTTGTAGAGATTATCCGTGGAATTGAGCCGGTGATCGAAAAAGCCAAAGAGGTTATTGAAAAAGATGTTAAAAATGAGCGGGCACTTGAAGAGCGCGTTAATGAACTTATTGAAGAGAAAGAGGATGAGATTGAGTTCATGCGTGCTGATGTGCGCCAGCTTTTTTGGATGATTAAGAAAAGATTAGCACCTGAATATGGTGTTATTCTAAATTATGAAGAGCGTTATAGTGATATCTCTCATAAAATCCTGAATGAGCTTTGGGAAGAGGATCTTATTGATTACAGTGTAAGTGAAAATCAGGTTAGAGGTGTCATCTTTAAAGCGATTGAAGATTATATGAAATCTTTTGAGCAGATTGAAGATATTGTACTGGAAAAGATTTCACACTATAAAAGAAAATTGATTCCAGGGACAGAAGAGTATGATCTTATTTTTGAGCGTCTTTATGAAGAAGAGCTTCGTAAACGAGGGATGATGTAA
- the carA gene encoding glutamine-hydrolyzing carbamoyl-phosphate synthase small subunit translates to MQPIYIYLENGTFLEAKSFGSCGTSVGEIVFNTSMTGYQEIVTDPSYAGQFVTFTMPEIGNVGCNAEDMESKGAWCKGIIVRQYQDVPSNFRSEEPLHELLKRFGVLGICDIDTRFLTKMVREEGAMMMIASTEVSEKEKLAEMLKNAPHISEVNYIKEVSTKEPYIHKSGHYDAMRYCYNDAPEPKAKIVALDFGIKRNILNELTQAGMEVEVVPNSVDADELISRFKSGDIDGVFLSNGPGDPLILKSEQEKIKKLIEAKVPMFGICLGHQLLSIAHGYETYKLKFGHHGGNHPVKNRATGAVEITAQNHNYNVPDEITEIAEVTHTNLFDGTIEGVKYKDSPIMSVQHHPESSPGPHESRYIFNEFLKMIQR, encoded by the coding sequence ATGCAACCAATATATATTTATCTTGAAAATGGTACATTTTTAGAAGCAAAAAGTTTTGGAAGCTGTGGAACAAGTGTTGGTGAAATAGTTTTTAATACATCAATGACAGGTTACCAGGAGATTGTAACTGACCCTAGTTATGCTGGACAGTTTGTAACTTTTACAATGCCAGAAATTGGTAATGTTGGTTGCAATGCTGAAGATATGGAGTCAAAGGGAGCCTGGTGTAAGGGAATTATAGTTCGTCAATATCAAGATGTTCCTTCCAACTTTAGAAGTGAAGAGCCTCTTCATGAGCTTTTAAAGCGTTTTGGCGTACTTGGAATATGTGACATAGACACGCGTTTTCTGACAAAAATGGTTCGTGAAGAGGGTGCTATGATGATGATAGCATCAACAGAGGTAAGTGAAAAAGAGAAACTTGCCGAAATGCTTAAAAATGCACCTCATATTAGTGAAGTTAACTACATAAAAGAGGTTAGTACAAAAGAGCCATACATTCATAAAAGCGGACATTACGATGCAATGCGTTACTGCTATAACGATGCTCCTGAACCAAAAGCAAAGATTGTAGCTCTTGATTTTGGAATAAAACGTAATATTCTTAATGAGCTTACACAAGCTGGTATGGAAGTAGAAGTTGTTCCAAACAGTGTAGATGCTGATGAACTCATTTCAAGATTCAAAAGTGGTGATATTGATGGTGTCTTTCTTTCCAACGGTCCAGGAGATCCTCTGATTCTTAAGTCTGAACAGGAAAAGATAAAAAAATTGATTGAAGCAAAAGTTCCAATGTTCGGTATTTGTCTGGGACATCAGCTTCTATCTATTGCTCATGGGTATGAGACATATAAACTAAAATTTGGTCACCATGGAGGCAACCACCCTGTAAAAAATAGAGCAACAGGAGCAGTAGAGATAACTGCGCAAAACCATAACTATAATGTGCCTGATGAAATTACTGAAATTGCTGAAGTTACCCATACAAACCTTTTTGATGGAACTATAGAAGGTGTTAAATATAAAGATAGCCCTATAATGTCTGTTCAGCATCACCCTGAAAGTTCACCTGGTCCACATGAAAGCAGATATATATTTAATGAATTTTTAAAAATGATTCAAAGATAA
- a CDS encoding cbb3-type cytochrome c oxidase N-terminal domain-containing protein produces the protein MNSNILQDNINQLSLLAAVIIFFLTVFVAGKYIKQMKTDKSTGELADENWDGIGEYKNELPAGWAYTFLGTMVWALWYWTAGYPVNAYSQIGEYNEEVAAHQKTFESKWASADKQTLQEMGEGVYLVQCAPCHGIAGDGMGGKAADLTVWGSAAGVLETIKNGSKGLGYPMGEMPGGMLSGDAAKKVAEYVANGMKGEQPAEFATCAGCHGADGKGMGGMAPDLTKYGTPAFVADVLERGKKGYIGKMVSFKGRLTPVQEKAVGSYILSLARGE, from the coding sequence ATGAACAGTAATATTTTACAAGACAATATTAACCAGCTCTCCCTGCTAGCAGCGGTTATTATTTTCTTCTTGACGGTATTTGTTGCTGGTAAATATATTAAGCAGATGAAAACCGACAAGTCTACAGGTGAGCTTGCTGATGAAAATTGGGATGGAATCGGTGAATATAAAAATGAGTTGCCTGCTGGTTGGGCTTATACTTTTCTTGGAACAATGGTATGGGCATTATGGTATTGGACAGCAGGTTATCCTGTAAATGCTTACTCTCAAATTGGTGAATATAATGAAGAAGTTGCTGCTCACCAAAAAACTTTTGAAAGTAAATGGGCTAGTGCTGATAAACAAACATTACAAGAGATGGGTGAAGGTGTTTATTTAGTTCAGTGTGCACCTTGCCATGGTATTGCAGGTGATGGAATGGGTGGAAAAGCTGCAGACTTAACTGTATGGGGTTCTGCTGCTGGTGTTCTTGAAACTATTAAAAATGGATCAAAAGGTTTAGGGTATCCAATGGGTGAAATGCCTGGTGGTATGCTAAGCGGCGATGCTGCAAAAAAAGTAGCTGAATATGTTGCTAATGGAATGAAAGGTGAACAACCTGCTGAATTTGCAACTTGTGCTGGATGTCACGGAGCAGATGGAAAAGGTATGGGTGGAATGGCTCCAGACCTTACTAAGTATGGAACTCCTGCTTTTGTTGCTGATGTACTTGAAAGAGGTAAAAAAGGGTATATTGGTAAGATGGTCAGCTTTAAAGGAAGATTGACTCCAGTGCAAGAAAAAGCTGTTGGTAGCTATATTCTTAGCCTTGCACGTGGCGAATAA
- a CDS encoding flagellar FliJ family protein, with amino-acid sequence MLNNYKALVKLRKQQFDQAEQDLASANAMVRKLQQQKEKLQQESYSIALPTVGKGGQLAALMAQKEAMRRAIEACEAQIEAAKRTKKEKENALKQASIAYEQAKAIEAYYVKKIVEKEKRDIQNSLDEIASQRFWRDNVGVRMEDVE; translated from the coding sequence ATGCTAAACAACTATAAGGCACTTGTTAAATTAAGAAAACAGCAGTTTGATCAAGCTGAACAAGATTTGGCATCTGCTAATGCAATGGTTAGAAAGTTGCAACAGCAAAAGGAAAAATTGCAGCAGGAGTCTTATAGCATAGCTTTACCAACTGTTGGAAAAGGTGGTCAGTTAGCTGCGCTAATGGCACAAAAAGAGGCAATGAGAAGAGCAATTGAGGCTTGTGAAGCTCAAATAGAAGCAGCTAAGCGTACAAAAAAAGAGAAAGAGAATGCACTTAAACAAGCTAGTATTGCATATGAGCAGGCAAAGGCAATAGAAGCTTATTATGTTAAAAAAATCGTTGAAAAAGAGAAGCGTGATATCCAAAACAGTTTAGATGAGATTGCATCACAGCGTTTTTGGCGAGATAATGTAGGGGTTAGGATGGAGGATGTCGAATGA
- the ccoN gene encoding cytochrome-c oxidase, cbb3-type subunit I: protein MQNAALEYDYTVAKWFTYLAIIFGIVGMVIGTYIAFELAFPSMNEWFGQYGTFSRLRPLHTNVVAFGFTLSGIWAAMYYIAQRTLKVSLKENSFVNGLAKLHFWLYLILAALLVVTELLGITTSKEYAEMEWPLDVLTVVVWVIFGMAMFGLIGMRREKTLYISMWYFIAFFLGVAMLYLFNNMEVPTYFVTGMGKWYHSVSMYAGTNDALVQWWYGHNAVAFVFTVPIIAMIYYYLPKESGQPVFSYKLSLLSFWGLMFVYLWAGGHHLIYSTVPDWMQTMGSVFSIVLILPSWGSAINMLLTMKGEWNQLKESPLIKFMVLASTFYMLSTLEGPIQSIKSVNALAHFTDWIPGHVHDGTLGWVAFMVIAATLHMAPRFYKREIYSKKLMEMQFWVQTTGIVLYFSSMWIAGITQGMMWRAVDQYGNLAYSFIDTVTVLHPYYTIRAIGGLLFVVGLFMWAYNFYKTMTNSKVLEKEPAFASPMGA from the coding sequence ATGCAAAATGCAGCGTTGGAATACGACTATACCGTTGCAAAATGGTTTACTTATTTAGCCATTATTTTCGGTATTGTCGGTATGGTCATCGGTACATACATTGCCTTTGAATTGGCGTTTCCTAGTATGAACGAATGGTTTGGACAGTATGGTACATTTAGTCGATTACGTCCTCTACACACTAATGTTGTAGCATTTGGATTTACTTTAAGTGGTATATGGGCAGCAATGTACTATATTGCACAAAGAACATTAAAAGTTTCTCTTAAAGAGAATAGTTTTGTAAATGGTCTTGCAAAGTTACATTTCTGGCTATATTTAATTCTTGCAGCATTGCTAGTTGTAACTGAGTTACTTGGTATTACAACATCTAAAGAATATGCAGAGATGGAGTGGCCTCTTGATGTTCTTACAGTTGTTGTATGGGTTATTTTTGGTATGGCAATGTTTGGACTAATAGGTATGAGAAGAGAAAAAACTCTTTACATCTCAATGTGGTACTTCATTGCATTCTTCCTTGGCGTTGCAATGCTTTATCTATTTAACAATATGGAAGTACCAACATACTTTGTTACAGGGATGGGTAAATGGTATCACTCTGTTTCAATGTATGCTGGAACAAATGATGCGCTTGTTCAATGGTGGTATGGACACAACGCTGTTGCATTTGTCTTTACTGTTCCTATTATTGCTATGATTTACTACTATCTTCCAAAAGAGTCTGGTCAGCCGGTATTCTCATATAAACTTTCTCTTCTTTCATTCTGGGGATTGATGTTTGTTTATCTTTGGGCTGGTGGACACCATTTGATCTATTCTACTGTTCCTGATTGGATGCAGACAATGGGCTCTGTTTTCTCTATTGTGCTTATTCTTCCTTCTTGGGGTTCAGCTATTAATATGCTTCTTACAATGAAAGGTGAGTGGAATCAGCTTAAAGAGTCTCCACTTATTAAGTTTATGGTTCTAGCATCTACATTCTATATGCTTTCTACTCTTGAAGGACCAATTCAGTCTATTAAATCTGTTAATGCTCTTGCACACTTTACAGATTGGATTCCTGGACACGTTCACGATGGTACTCTTGGTTGGGTTGCATTTATGGTTATTGCAGCTACTCTTCATATGGCACCACGCTTCTATAAGCGAGAGATTTATAGTAAAAAATTAATGGAGATGCAGTTCTGGGTACAAACAACTGGTATTGTTCTTTACTTCTCAAGTATGTGGATTGCAGGTATTACTCAAGGTATGATGTGGCGTGCAGTTGACCAGTATGGTAACCTTGCTTACTCATTTATCGATACTGTAACAGTTCTACATCCATACTATACAATTCGTGCTATCGGTGGTCTTCTCTTTGTTGTTGGTCTATTTATGTGGGCTTACAACTTCTATAAAACGATGACAAACAGTAAAGTTCTTGAAAAAGAACCTGCATTTGCATCGCCGATGGGCGCATAA
- a CDS encoding adenylosuccinate synthase, whose protein sequence is MNRADLIVGLQWGDEGKGKIVDMMAQEYEVVARFAGGHNAGHTIVTDGKKYALHLIPSGILNPDAVNIIGNGVVVCPTNLMKEMSQFENLEGRLWLSDKAHLILPYHQLVDQAKERMRGDKAIGTTGRGIGPAYADKISRSGHRVGELKDIDTLFEKILEYLKQNRPLLDAMGVEIPDEASLKDDLKRYRDGLLPFITDTTQMIQKNLKEGKKVLLEGAQGTMLDIDHGTYPYVTSSNTVAGGACTGMGLSPKQIGKVTGIAKAYCTRVGNGPFPSEDFGADGERLRQQGHEFGTTTGRPRRCGWFDAVAIRYACALNGCDQISLMKLDVLDGFDEIKICTGYEFEGEVIDYVPYDLEHVKPIYETFPGWDKVEGISEYDKLPDSAKAYIETIERVSGVKVGIISTSPDRNDTIVRS, encoded by the coding sequence ATGAATAGGGCAGATCTTATTGTAGGACTTCAATGGGGTGATGAAGGTAAAGGTAAAATTGTCGATATGATGGCTCAAGAGTATGAGGTAGTGGCACGTTTTGCAGGAGGTCACAATGCCGGTCATACTATTGTTACAGATGGCAAAAAGTATGCATTGCACCTAATACCTTCAGGCATACTCAATCCTGATGCAGTAAATATCATAGGCAATGGTGTTGTTGTATGTCCAACCAACTTGATGAAAGAGATGTCACAGTTTGAAAACCTTGAAGGTCGTCTATGGCTTAGTGACAAAGCTCACCTTATTTTGCCATATCACCAATTGGTTGATCAGGCTAAAGAGAGAATGAGAGGAGATAAGGCGATCGGAACAACAGGTCGTGGAATTGGACCTGCTTATGCCGATAAAATTTCCCGTTCAGGACATCGTGTTGGAGAGTTGAAAGATATAGATACTCTGTTTGAAAAGATTTTGGAGTATTTGAAGCAAAACAGACCTTTGCTTGATGCTATGGGTGTAGAGATTCCGGATGAAGCCTCTTTAAAAGATGATTTAAAACGTTATCGGGATGGGCTTTTGCCGTTTATTACTGACACTACTCAGATGATCCAAAAAAACCTAAAAGAGGGTAAAAAGGTTCTTCTTGAAGGTGCACAGGGAACTATGCTTGATATTGATCATGGTACATACCCATATGTTACAAGTTCCAATACTGTAGCAGGCGGTGCTTGTACAGGAATGGGACTTTCACCTAAACAGATTGGTAAAGTTACAGGAATCGCAAAAGCTTACTGTACACGTGTTGGTAATGGTCCGTTTCCTAGTGAAGATTTTGGTGCTGATGGTGAACGTTTGCGACAGCAAGGACATGAATTTGGTACAACAACAGGTCGTCCACGAAGATGTGGATGGTTTGATGCAGTTGCCATACGCTATGCATGTGCATTAAATGGTTGTGATCAGATTTCATTGATGAAGCTTGATGTACTTGACGGTTTTGATGAGATCAAAATTTGTACTGGGTATGAGTTTGAAGGAGAAGTAATTGACTATGTTCCTTATGACTTAGAGCATGTCAAGCCAATATATGAGACATTCCCTGGTTGGGATAAAGTAGAAGGGATCAGCGAATATGACAAACTTCCTGATTCAGCAAAAGCATATATTGAAACAATAGAGAGAGTAAGTGGCGTAAAAGTAGGAATCATCTCTACTAGTCCTGATAGAAACGATACTATTGTTAGGAGTTAA
- a CDS encoding DUF4006 family protein, which yields MEKQGSAFGIHGIGGMLVATVLLLAILAGLTTAALVTQQATAQQSYEIKDPLSIKMRGDNLSNEEKLVIHGTPVGGDSLHKYKFEN from the coding sequence ATGGAAAAACAAGGAAGTGCATTTGGAATTCATGGCATAGGTGGTATGTTAGTTGCAACAGTTTTGTTATTAGCGATACTTGCAGGTTTAACTACTGCTGCGCTTGTAACACAACAAGCAACTGCTCAACAATCTTATGAGATAAAAGATCCGCTTTCTATAAAAATGAGAGGTGATAACCTTTCTAATGAGGAGAAACTTGTTATTCATGGTACTCCTGTAGGTGGCGATTCATTACATAAATATAAATTTGAAAACTAA